The sequence GAATAAACACTTTCTAAGTTATATGGGTATGTTGTTGTTTCTTGGTAAAGGGCATGTttcaaccaacttgaataggcgCATATCGCCACCGACTGTAGTGGAGTGTGTAAACCTTGGTGCCATTTACTTCaggttattaaaaataataattaaaaaaaaaaagctcagtaCCAATGGTGGTGTACACTGAGTACCGATATGGGTATGTTTGGCACTGACAATAACCAAGCATAAAGTTACATATATTTCCTTTAATTGGTCatacctttttttaatttacctgTAATTTGGGGAGCATTTGTGGAATCATTTGAGGAATTTTgcagattttgtaaaaattgagagttctgtcagcaatttggttttaaaaatgagtgtggaaaactgtgagccctggcaAATATTgaaaagtttcattgaatttgcatatttagaggggctgagatatccgcaactgaattagttggaaaaaaattaaatcattatCATATAAACTCTTTGAGCTTTCTTCTCGTTCTGCATCTATTGTCTGTGATGttatgttttttcttctctttttaatggtacaaattaaataaataaataaataaatagattgaaaaaaatactattaaaaattctatattttaaaaaaagtattttattattactatacaTGTCACgacccccaaggttgaaaaatcaTACGTTGAATAGAACCGAGGCTGATATTTTATCTTAATAATAACACATGATAAACTTATATGTGGATCAAAAAGtgcataaaaaataattatgaacCCAACGTATTAATGATTGCACTGATAGGCATAGTTATATTCCATTTATTTGCACACAGTGATAAGTTTGCCTTTGGATGTTATGGGCTCAATACAAACCTTTGCATTGAGACGTTTGTGTGAAAGTGAAGCTTTGTGTTAAGCAACAGTAGTCAGTACTGGTCAGTAGTTAGTCAGTGGTCAGTGGTCAGTAGGTACCTTAGGGCTAGCCAACTGGGTGAAGGCTTCATTTACTGGGCTGAGAGGTGAAGCCAGTAATGCTGAGCTGTTGTGTACCACGCCGGAACCACGTTATCGTCAGCCTGCGATCACGCACCGGCTCCCCTTCCTATTGGTCGGGCTTTAACACACCTTTACGTCTCATTGGACACTGTCATAAGTCCCGCCCCTAATCCCCCTCTGACTGCGTTTGAAGCAAATGGTAATGAGGATGAGGGAGACCCATTCTGACTCAGTTCTAGATTTAGAACGACCTGAGAGGAGAACGGCACACTACGTAAGTATAAATGTTATCAATATTTAATATAGAACTGGAGACTTTATCAATTTTTGCTctataacaaaaatattggaattttttttaatttttaaaatttttttttattattaataatattttttaaaattcaatattCTAATACTGTGACTGtttttttgatgatgtttgtGTTCGTCCTCATTTATCATTATGAAGTATGTATGACTAGAATGTATTGTAGTGGCTGTCTGTCTGCCACAGGGTCAGTCATTGGCTGTCCAGTGTTATATGTCTGTTTGGCAACGAGCAGCACACGAGCTGAGTTTCATCCCTCAGAGAAGTAGGTAAAAGGTCCCCAGAGCTGGAGAGCAGCTGCTTGCCACGGTTACATCACGTGGCTTCAATGCTAAAGCTGAATGTGTTACAAAGACAAACAATCTGTCTCCTCAGGAATCATTGTGTGTCATTCTGTTTGTTTCTTCTCCGTGTGAGACCCACATGTTTTACtctctcctcagagctttcaTGGGCCCTTCACAACTAGAGTCATTTGTCCAAGGAGAAGCGATGGCTGTGGTGGACATGGAAGCCGTGCACGCTCTGGTGTCCATGACTGAGCAATGGAAGACGACGCATACCTTGAGGCAGAGGAACTTCAGGCCTTTAACTCCCTCCTCAGACTGCTCAGAAGAGGACTCAGCTCCTGAGATACATCACACGCCCGTGGTAAATCACTGAGGAGCTTCAAAATATCGTAATATTTTGGCATCTTCAACTCCTGgctaaaatattgtttatttccatATCCGAAATAAATGCAAGaaatatttggtaacacttaacgtgacgttttatacataaggctgacattacactgtcattatctatcattagcatgaataaggtgtcatgaaggctgtcattaagtgtgatTAGCTAAAatttgacacctttggagctaggtttgcattttttgggttaggtggagggatctaatggagttaggtagggttagcgttaggggttagggttaggcagGGACACCTGCACTTTCATAGAAACTAAAATTCACCCCCCTCACTTTTCACAGAGGgatttattgttaaaaatgtattagtccagttagattgattgaatgatgATCAAgtcaatcacagccagccatttgacgaagCCGGCGTTCTGAGAAGGAAAACAATGAGTTAAGAGCGATGAGTAAAaggtgggaagaaaaaaacaagtaacaggtggcaaaagaTGGTTCAAAGTGCCAAAAACATGGCACGAAAAGactgaaaagtgactaaaatgggccaaaaacagcCAAGAGTGACAAAAAAgcaaacaggtggtatgtaatggtaaaaagtagcttaaatgtgaaaaatgtgccaaacaatagtgaaaaggggGCAAAATGcgaaacaaaaagaggaaaaattttgagaaaaaaattaaacaagtgtTGTGTTCTTTATTGGACCAAAGGTAGTTTATTTAgataaaaagtgtaaaaaaaaaatggttaaagaccttgcaaaaattgacaaaaattcaggaaaaagggatattcattggcaaaaggagctaaatcctaaaaagaaaacaaaagtgtaAAGTTTTTTGGAAAAGTGGCTAAAATGGGACataggaagttgcaaaatggccaaaggaaattggtaaaaatgggGGAAAGTTTCCCCCTTCTAAGGTTTTCTGCgggaataatgattaaaattaaaacataaagagccacatgttgagtatcactgacagCTTTaccatggttttagtaaattaatttaataaactaaattgggagtcgacGGTTGCTTTAccagaacaccctcacttttaaaatcgctgctccacccctggggttagggttagggtttaggtttaggtttaggtttaggtttaggttgaGGTTTGGGATTAGGGTtaaggattagggttagggattagggttagggattaGGGGTTAGGGATTAGGGATTAGGGtttaggttaaggttagggtttaaATTAAGGTTATGGTTAGGGATTAAGGTTACGGTTAGAGTAACGAAGGGCTAGGGTtcacagccttcatgacaccttttccatgctaatgacaggtgtcatgtcataataatgacagaagtactttatttatcccaggggtaAAATACTTTTGTCACAGTGGCTCATGAAATAGTACAATAAAAAGAATAACCACTAaatagagaaagaaagagaaagaaaagcgttcataattaagtaaaacactgtaaattaagtaaggattaaatacaagtgcacaccttacagtacaaaaaaataaacaataataataataatacaaatatacaaatgtacaaatataatgcagatatatacaacaatcaaagctgtcagtttacagtgatgaattataaAGTTTGATCACAGACAGGAATTATTTCCTGTggtgttctgtggagcaccATGTATAAaccttcaagtaaagtgttaccaaatgttCTATTGAtaattgttgtttaaaaaatgtaacaaatgttcTCATTATTTCCTTCAGTGTATGACACCACCACAAAGCCCAACCATCTCTGAGGCTTCCAGCACCCTTTCTCCATTAAATCCTCCTCCAGAGACTCATTTACATCACCAAACATCTCCTCCCCGTCAAAGGTTCCAGTGCACCAGTGTGATCCGCCACACTGCAGATGGTCATCACCTTTCCCATAGCATTGCCTGTGTCTCAAAGGAAAATAGAGTTACCCAAGCTAATGCAGTGGAAACTAATGTAAATGCGAACTCTGTTGATGGACTCACCAGTTCAGACTCAGAGGAGACTGTGGCTGCACACAAAGCTGTGGATGGATCCACTTTAATACCTGGTGCTGCTGCAGAACCTTCTACTCCCATATACTGCCAAATTCTTCCCGTCTCCTGCCCTTCATACACAGTAGTGCAACAGACGGTGCAGACCACTGAGTGTATGAAACCACACCTCGTCCCAGTCTTCCCAGCAGTCAGCACCTTGCTCACacttgtgcagcagcagcagcataaaCAAGAACAAACCCCCCCACGAGGACAAATATCTCCCCCAGGTCAGGTCCTCCTAA is a genomic window of Gouania willdenowi chromosome 16, fGouWil2.1, whole genome shotgun sequence containing:
- the LOC114478196 gene encoding Krueppel-like factor 10 → MGPSQLESFVQGEAMAVVDMEAVHALVSMTEQWKTTHTLRQRNFRPLTPSSDCSEEDSAPEIHHTPVCMTPPQSPTISEASSTLSPLNPPPETHLHHQTSPPRQRFQCTSVIRHTADGHHLSHSIACVSKENRVTQANAVETNVNANSVDGLTSSDSEETVAAHKAVDGSTLIPGAAAEPSTPIYCQILPVSCPSYTVVQQTVQTTECMKPHLVPVFPAVSTLLTLVQQQQHKQEQTPPRGQISPPGQVLLKGPVMVVIPQSSIQTAVYLQPAVGSSGGRFAAIAPAPGYTMWGQRHTPSQTELLRVRSHICPYDDCGKTYFKSSHLRAHMRMHTGEKPFQCKWEGCDRQFARSDELSRHRRTHTGEKNFACPLCHRRFMRSDHLAKHARRHITARKAAVRGQQVSWSYCAEQTL